From the genome of Agromyces intestinalis:
GCCTGTTCGCGCAGGCCGTCGAGCGTGGCGTCCATGAGGTGCGGAACCGGGCCGGTGGACGCCGCGAGCGCGTCGATCGTGCGGATGCCGACCGCGGCGAGCGGGTCGCGCTGCGTGACGCGGAGGCCGCCGACCATGAGCACGTCGCGCGAGGCCTGCACCTCGAGCTCGCAGGTGGGGCAGCGCCCGTCGTGCGCGTAGCGCGGATCGCCCCACCGCACCGGGTCGGGATCGGCGAGGCGCTCGGCGACGATGGCGTGGAGGCGCGCGACCCGCTCGCGGTACACCGGGCGGATGTCGTCGAGCAGGTGCACGCTCGAGGTGCCGTCGCCGAGCAGCAGCTCGACGGTGTCGTCGCGGGGGATGCCGAGCCGGTCGAGCTGGTCGGCGTACGCTGCGAGCTGCAGCAGCGCGGTGACCCGGGCATGCCGGGCGAGCTTGGAGTCTTGCACGCGGTAGCGCCCGTCGGGCCGTCGCACCAGGAAGTCGGCGAACCCCACGAACCCGTCGTCGCGGAACATGGCCTGGTACACGACGGGTGCGCCGCCCTCGAGCGCGTCGATCGTCGCCGCGACCGCCGCCTCGACCGCGGGCAGGTCGCGAACGCTGGGCTGCTCGATCTCGACGACCGCGTCGCCGAACTCGTCGCGATACCGCTCGAGCACTCGCAGTTCGTGTTCGGTGCCCAGCTGCCCGGCGCGTCGCAGCATCTCGTCGTCGGGTGCCTCGAACAGCGTGTCGCGGCCGAGCTTGACGTCGAGCTCGCGCAGGAACGCGAACTCGCAGTCGGACGCCTTCTTCAGATCGCTCGCACTCGTGACGACTCGCCCGTCTTCGACGTACATGCGACCCCATCTCCTCGTGTGCTGCCCACGTTAGCCGCGGCATCCGACATCGAGGGGCGGGGCGTCCACCATGCGTCGGATGCCCCGCGGCCGCGCCGTGCGAAGCATCCGCCGTGACATCCGCCGTGACATCCGGCGGCGGATCCGATCGACCGCCACGCCCGTGACTGCCTAGGCTGGGCGCGTGAGCACTCGTGTGCGACTTCTCGTCGCGGCCGCCACCGCGGCCGCGCTGGCACTCGTCGCGCCCGCTGCCGCCGGCGCGACCGAACCGACCTCTCGCGTGGCGTCCGCCCCCGCCGCGCCCGTCCTCGCCGCGCCCGTCGCGACCGGTGTCGACGACTTCACCTTCGCCTCGTTCCACGCCGATTACGACCTCGGCCGCGACGCCGAGGGGCGCTCGACGCTCACGACCGTCGAGACGCTGGTGGCGCTGTTCCCCGACTTCGACCAGAACCGCGGCATCGTGCGCCAGCTCGTCGACGTCTACGACGGGCACCCCACCGACCTGCAGGTGGTGTCGGTGACGGATGCCTCGGGTGCACCTGTGCACTGGGAGATCGAGTCCGAGGAGGACGGCATCATCTTCCTCGCGCTCGGCACCGACGAGTACGTCCACGGCGAGCAGACCTATGTGATCACCTATACGCAGCGCAACGTCACCCGCCACTACGCCGACACGAACGCCGACGAGTTCTACTGGGACGTCAACGGCGAAGGGTGGGCGCAGCCGTTCGGCGAGGTGACCGCCGACGTGCACGTCGACGACGAACTGCTCGCCGCGGCGACCGGCGGCACCGACGCGGTGGCCGGCTCGTTCGGGTCCGACAACCCGGCGACGATCACGCCGACCGACGACGGCTGGACGGTCGCGGCGTCGAACGTCGGCCCGTACCAGACGCTCACCTTCGCGATCGGGTTCGAGCCGGGCACGTTCACGCCGCGCGACGACGGGTTCTTCGCCGGGCCGTGGCCCACGCTGTCGGCGGTCGCGGCGCTCCTCGCGGTGCTCGCCGCGATCGGCGCGGCGGTCGTGCGCGTCACGAGGCTGCGCGACGCGCCCGGGCGGCCCACGATCATCGCCGAGTACCTGCCGCCGCCCGGCCTCAGCATCCCGGTGGCCGCGGCGCTGCTGCGCTCGCCGCACGACCCGATCACCGCCGAACTGCTGCAGCTCGCGGTCATCGGCCGCATGCGCGTCGTCGAGCAGCCCGCGCAGGGATGGTTCTCACGCAAGCCGGTCTACGTGCTGCAGTACCTCGCGGGCCCCGCGCCCGAGGCGCCGGTGCGGCGGCTGCGCCGGCCCGAGGCGACCCCCGACGACGAGCGCGCGCTGCACGCCGTGTTCGGTCGCAACCTGGTGCACGGCGAGTACCGCTCGCTGGGCGAGCGCAACGAGTCGATCGGCAACTCGCTGCGCGCGCTGATCCAGTCGGGTCGCAGCGCCGCGACCGCGCAGGGGCTGCGACGCAAGCGGTCGTTCGGCGCCTCGGCACTCGCGTGGGGGCTGGGCGGGCTGGGCGCGGTGCTCGCGTTCGTGTTCGCCGTGCTCGCGGCCGAGCATGTCGTGGGCGGTTGGTGGCCGTGGATCGGCGTCACGGTGGCGATCGCCGCGGCGCTGGCCGCGGTCGGTCTGGTGTCGAAGTGGCCGTACGAGGCGCAGGGCGCCGAGCTGCGCGACCACCTCGCCGGGCTCGACCTCTACATCCGCCTCGCCGAGGCCGATCGCATCCGCGTGCTGCAGTCGCCGCAGGGCGCGCTGCGCGAACCGATCGCGGCCGACGACCCGGGCCAAGTGCTCGAGCTCACCGAGCGGCTGCTGCCGTGGGCGGTGCTGCTCGGCCACGAGCGCGAGTGGGCCGACGTGCTCGGTCGCGCCTACGAGCAGGCCGGCCGCGAACCCGACTGGTACGTCGGATCGCACCCCTTCTCGACGGCGGTGTTCGTCTCGTCGCTCAGCAGCATGTCGCAGAGCACGACGGCGTCGTTCGCGAGCTCGAGCTCGAGCGGCGGGTCGGGCGGCGGGGCGTCGGCCGGCGGCGGAGGCGGGGGAGGCGGCGGAGGCGGTCGCTGAGCGGATGCCTCGGGCGCGTGCCTGGGCGGATGCCCCGCGGCGGCCGCCCCGAGCGGAGGCCTCGGCCGCGCGCCTGCCTGCTCATCCCACCGTGACGTCGATCGTGTGCCACCCGGTCGCACCGTCGGGCACGACGGGCGCGATCTCGTCGGTCTGCACCTCGCCGTCGCGGCCGGTCGCGCGTACCCGCAGGGCGTGCGATCCGGCGGCGGCGTCCCACGTCCATCGCCACTGCACCCAGGTGTCGTCCGAGATCGCGGTGGCGAGCTCGGCGTCGTGCCACGGCCCGTCGTCGACCTGCACCTCGACCCGCCCGACGCCGACGTGCTGATGCCAGGCGACCCCGGCGACCACGATCGGGCCGGTCGCGACCGTCGACCCGCGCCGCGGCACGTCGATGCGGCTCGAGAGCTTCACGGGCCCCTCGGCGCTCCAGCCGCGATCGGTCCAGTAGGCGGATGCCGCACTGAATCTCGTGACCTCGAGTTCGGTGACCCACTTCGTGGCGGACACGTAGCCGAACAGGCCCGGCACCACCATGCGCACGGGGAACCCGTGCTCGAGCGGCAGCGGTTCGCCGTTCATCCCGATCGCGAGGATCGCGTCGAGGTCGGGATCCTGCAGCGCCGACAGCGGCGTGCCCGCCGTGAAGCCGTCGATGCTGCGGCTCAGCACCATGTCGGCACCGGCCGTCGGTTGCGCGCGTGCGAGCAGGTCGCGGATCGGCGTGCCGAGCCAGACGGCGTTGCCGATCAGGTCGCCGCCGACCTCGTTCGACACGCACGCGAGGGTGATGATGCGCTCGGCCATCGGCAGCGCGAGCAGGTCGTCCCAGGTCAGCACGACCTCGTCGGCGACCTCGCCGTGGATCCGCAGCGACCACTCGGCGGGGTCGACCTCGGGCACGCGCAGCGCCGTGTCGATGCGGTAGAAGTCGGCGTTCGGCGTGACGAGCGGCGTGAGGCCGTCGACGTCGAACGCGGCGCCCGCCGGGATCGCGGCGGTCGTGGCGGGCGTCGGAAGGCGCACGGCTTCGCGCACCGCCTGCACCGCGCGGCGCCCCGCCTGCGCCGCGTATCCGCCGAGCGCGGCGAGTACGCCGATCGCCGCCGCGCCACTCGCCCAGGTGAGGAAGCGTCGGCGGTCGGGGGCCGCGGTCGCGAGGTCGTCGGATGCCCCGGTGTCGACGTGCGACGCGCCGACTCCGTCGATGCGACGCACGAGCAGCATGACCGCGATCGCCCCGGCGGCACCCGCCACGAGCGATGGGCCGATCGCGAGCGGGCTCGCGCCCGTGCGGGTCGCCGCGGCGACCGCACCCGCGACGCCGAGCGCGCCGAACACCACGCGCCCCCAGGGCGGCCGCACGTGTTCGAGCAGGCCCGCACCGGCCGCGACCGCGGCGAGCACGAGTGCGATGCCGATGAGCAGGGCGATCTTGTCGGCCGTGCCGAACAGGGTGATCGCGGCATCCTTCGCCCACGGCGGCGCCAGGTCGATGATGGCCGAGCCGACGACCACGAACGGACCCGAGCCCGGTGCGATGAGCGCCGCGGTGAGCTCGCCGACGCCGGCCGCGAACGCGGCCGCGGCGACGCCGGCGATCGCGGCGAGCCATCCGTGCCGTGCTCGGGCCGTGGCGGACATGGCCGCAGCGTACTCCGCGAACCCGAACCCGACCCCTCGCCCGGCCTAGGGTGGAGACAGCCCGATCGAGGAGGTTCCGTGCCGCACGCCATCGAATACGACCGTTTCGGCGGCCCCGAAGTGCTCGAGTTCCGCGAGATCCCGTACGCCGTCGCCGGGCCCGGCCAGGTCGTCGTCGAGGTGCGCGCGGCCGGAGTGAACCCGATCGACTGGAAGGTGCGCGCCCGCCTGCGGCCGAGCGGCGAGATCTCCGCTCCGCGGCGGTTGGGCTTGGATGCCTCGGGCGTGATCACCGAGGTCGGTGCCGGTCTCGAGGGCTGGGCGGTCGGCGACCCCGTGATCGTGCGGCGCGCGTCGGGCACCTACGCGACCGAGATCGCCGTGACCGCGGCGCAGTTGCTGCGCAAGCCCGACGCGTTGAGCTTCGAGCAGGGCGCCGCCATCGGGGTCCCCGCCGGCACCGCGCACCAGGTGCTGCGGTCGCTCGGCGTCGGCGAGGGCGACACCCTGCTGTTGCACGGCGGCGCGGGGGCGGTGGGGCAGGCCGCGATCCAGTTCGCGCGCCGGTTCGGAGCCCGGGTCGTCGCGACCG
Proteins encoded in this window:
- a CDS encoding DUF2207 domain-containing protein translates to MSTRVRLLVAAATAAALALVAPAAAGATEPTSRVASAPAAPVLAAPVATGVDDFTFASFHADYDLGRDAEGRSTLTTVETLVALFPDFDQNRGIVRQLVDVYDGHPTDLQVVSVTDASGAPVHWEIESEEDGIIFLALGTDEYVHGEQTYVITYTQRNVTRHYADTNADEFYWDVNGEGWAQPFGEVTADVHVDDELLAAATGGTDAVAGSFGSDNPATITPTDDGWTVAASNVGPYQTLTFAIGFEPGTFTPRDDGFFAGPWPTLSAVAALLAVLAAIGAAVVRVTRLRDAPGRPTIIAEYLPPPGLSIPVAAALLRSPHDPITAELLQLAVIGRMRVVEQPAQGWFSRKPVYVLQYLAGPAPEAPVRRLRRPEATPDDERALHAVFGRNLVHGEYRSLGERNESIGNSLRALIQSGRSAATAQGLRRKRSFGASALAWGLGGLGAVLAFVFAVLAAEHVVGGWWPWIGVTVAIAAALAAVGLVSKWPYEAQGAELRDHLAGLDLYIRLAEADRIRVLQSPQGALREPIAADDPGQVLELTERLLPWAVLLGHEREWADVLGRAYEQAGREPDWYVGSHPFSTAVFVSSLSSMSQSTTASFASSSSSGGSGGGASAGGGGGGGGGGGR
- a CDS encoding molybdopterin-dependent oxidoreductase, which translates into the protein MSATARARHGWLAAIAGVAAAAFAAGVGELTAALIAPGSGPFVVVGSAIIDLAPPWAKDAAITLFGTADKIALLIGIALVLAAVAAGAGLLEHVRPPWGRVVFGALGVAGAVAAATRTGASPLAIGPSLVAGAAGAIAVMLLVRRIDGVGASHVDTGASDDLATAAPDRRRFLTWASGAAAIGVLAALGGYAAQAGRRAVQAVREAVRLPTPATTAAIPAGAAFDVDGLTPLVTPNADFYRIDTALRVPEVDPAEWSLRIHGEVADEVVLTWDDLLALPMAERIITLACVSNEVGGDLIGNAVWLGTPIRDLLARAQPTAGADMVLSRSIDGFTAGTPLSALQDPDLDAILAIGMNGEPLPLEHGFPVRMVVPGLFGYVSATKWVTELEVTRFSAASAYWTDRGWSAEGPVKLSSRIDVPRRGSTVATGPIVVAGVAWHQHVGVGRVEVQVDDGPWHDAELATAISDDTWVQWRWTWDAAAGSHALRVRATGRDGEVQTDEIAPVVPDGATGWHTIDVTVG
- a CDS encoding NADP-dependent oxidoreductase; the protein is MPHAIEYDRFGGPEVLEFREIPYAVAGPGQVVVEVRAAGVNPIDWKVRARLRPSGEISAPRRLGLDASGVITEVGAGLEGWAVGDPVIVRRASGTYATEIAVTAAQLLRKPDALSFEQGAAIGVPAGTAHQVLRSLGVGEGDTLLLHGGAGAVGQAAIQFARRFGARVVATASERNHAHLRELGAEPVEYGPGLADRVRAVAPDGITVAVDAVGTDEAIEVSNELVADHDRVATIVRGADAAELGIRAWGGGSPVPLTDEEEQSRFDGIALAAELAAQGEFVIEIAHRYPLADAAEAHRQSQTGHVRGKIVLIP